The genome window GCGACGGATGCATGATTTTTCTGTTCAGGTTTGGTGAGTTGAGGGAAGGAGTCGACATCGTGGTCCCACGCGACAGTGCCCAGTGTGTGTGACGCGCGCAACGGCAAGATCGACTGATGACGTGGGACCCGCACGTCAGAGACAAAGTCAGACGCGCCCTCGGAGGGCTGCTGGACACGCGTGCGTGTCTGGGTTGACGGCGCATAGCAGATGGGCCGAGATGGGGAATTTGGCCCAGGTAAGTTTAGGTGAGCTTTTTCCTCCTTTTTCTTATTCTaattttttgttttcctttttccctttttatttcaaGTTTCTAATTTTGAAATTTAAATCTGATTTGAAATTAAGCACCCGTTAAATGCACAAACCAAAATCCAATATGAATGcattatatttatttattgatCATCCCATTTGATCAAAATGCTTTCAAATATGAAATCTAGATTAAATTGCATGGTTTATATTATTAGAGCATTTCCCCTACCTATATGATTTGACCAAGGAATAAGGTAATTCTTATTATGATCTTTTATTAGAAATcactttatttatatgtttgggaAGAAGTTTTCCTACATGACCCTAAAAATATGATTTTGGGGCGTTACATGTTTGCATACTTAAGGTTGGTCAACATTTTCTGGATGTTTTATTTGCAAACATGAATCTTTCTTCCAAAGACTTGCACATACTAGCAATAATCAGAGTATGTTACCAGATCAACGAAGCCAGAAAATCGAAGTCAAACCTATGATATATCCACGCCACGACTTACAAAACTTGAAAAAAAATGCCGCTAGCCCAAACACATGATATccgcagctagctagctagcttttACCTGGCCTGCACCCCACTGACTGACAGCTGGTTCAGCGAGAAGGGCGACTTGTCGGAGTTGGACGCCGACCCGCCGGAGCTGTCGCTCTTGCCGCTGGACCCCTTGACGTTGATGAAGGGAGGCTGGGTGGGCCGGGGAAGCGCCACCGCCTTGTGATCCCTGCCGCTCAGCATCTCCACCACCTTCCACATGGGCGGCCGAAGGTTCGGCGACGCCTGGGCGCACAGCAGGCCGACGTGGAACACCCGGAGGGCGTCCTCCTCCGAGCACTGCTCGCGGAGGTTCGGGTCCAGCAGCTCCGTCAGGGTGCccgcggtgtagtgtctccatatctgaaGAAAGTAGAACAGGATCAGTTCTCTGTTTTTTTTGGGTAAACGCTACAGTGACAGCAGCAAGTGCCTGTCTGAAAATACCAGTGCCATGAGTGAGAGGCCTTCTGCAGATGACGCCACCGAGTTGTGGCTCTTCCGGCCGGTGACGATCTCGAGGACCAGCACGCCGTAGCTGTAGATGTCGGCCTTCTCGGTGAGCTGCCCGTGGACGATGTACTCCGGAGCCATGTACCCACTGCATGCACGCGCAAGAGGAAGACGATGAGGGAGGGCTCTGTCGTCTCTGCAATGCATCATCTCGGTCAGGGAAAGTCGGGCTCACAAAGTTCCGGCGAGGCCGGTGCTGAGGTGGCTCTGGTCGTCCATGAAGTTCCTGGCGAGGCCGAAGTCGGCGATCTTCGGCCTGAACCTGTCGTCCAGCAGGACGTTGCTGGCCTTGATGTCGCGGTGTATGATCCGGACCTCCGAGGCGCTGTGCAGGTAGGAGAGGCCCTCCGCCGTGCCCAGCACGATCTCGAACCTCCGCTCCCAGTCCAGCGCGTTCTTCTTGAACGCGTCGAAGAGGTAGTGGTCGAGGCTGGTGTTGCAGAGGTACTCGTAGACGAGCAGGCTCTCGGGCCCCTCCACGCTGCAGCCCAGCAGCTTGACCAGGTTCTTGTGCTGCACCTGGCTCACCAGCTTCACCTCGTTGAAGAACTGCTCCGCCCACTGCCGCGTGTTGAAGAAGAGCCGCTTCAC of Zea mays cultivar B73 chromosome 8, Zm-B73-REFERENCE-NAM-5.0, whole genome shotgun sequence contains these proteins:
- the LOC100384005 gene encoding Cysteine-rich receptor-like protein kinase 2-like isoform 1 (isoform 1 is encoded by transcript variant 1) → MAARRIAVIVVASVLSAMAVMGIAFIWTRMRSRSRDDLLRADMGDDGSSGEMIRAIAASQLSFKYQELRAATDEFSQTNKLGQGGYGSVYRGVLADGREVAVKRLFFNTRQWAEQFFNEVKLVSQVQHKNLVKLLGCSVEGPESLLVYEYLCNTSLDHYLFDAFKKNALDWERRFEIVLGTAEGLSYLHSASEVRIIHRDIKASNVLLDDRFRPKIADFGLARNFMDDQSHLSTGLAGTFGYMAPEYIVHGQLTEKADIYSYGVLVLEIVTGRKSHNSVASSAEGLSLMALIWRHYTAGTLTELLDPNLREQCSEEDALRVFHVGLLCAQASPNLRPPMWKVVEMLSGRDHKAVALPRPTQPPFINVKGSSGKSDSSGGSASNSDKSPFSLNQLSVSGVQAR